The window GACCGGCGGTAAACACATTGAAAAATTCTCAACCATGCTCTTTTCGGCAGTTGACGATGATGTGATCTATGACCTCCACGAGTACGGTTCACCCGTACCACTGAAAGATTTTTCAGATGCGATCGGGTGCTCAGTACTCTGTGGTTCCATGGACAAGGCCATCTTCGGCTATACCGTGGTCAACAGCCTGAACGCGATCATGCAACTCTCATCCGATGAGTTCAATCGTCTTTACGGCTGGAGCACGGAACGGGCGCTGGTCTTTACCAATGTCTCGACCGGAAAATCACCGATGGTTGCCATCCGCGTGACACCGTTCAAGCCGCGATGTGTGGTGCTGCAGGGAATCGATGCTGCAGATGTCCACCCCATCGTGGAAAAGATGGCAGAACGCGATCGCATCACCGTCTTGTGTACGAGCATGGATGTGGATAAAATCGTGAGTACTCTGAGGAACAAAGAATGGTAGGCATCATTACTTACGGTGTATATATACCGAAATATCGTATCAAGGTCGAAGAGATTGCCCGGGTCTGGGGCGCAAATGCCGCAGACATCACCGGGGGACTGGGCGTTTTTGAGAAGTCAGTTCCTGACCTTGACGAAGACGCAGCAACCATTGCTGTTGAAGCGGCACGAAACGCACTCCTGCGCCGGCATGTTGACCCGAAAGATATCGGGGCCGTGTACGTGGGCAGCGAGTCGCATCCGTATGCGGTGAAACCTACGGCATGCACGGTCGGGGAAGCCATCGGTGCCACCCCGAATATGACCGCAGCGGACTATGAATTTGCCTGCAAGGCAGGTACGGCTGCAATCCAGACTTGTATGGGCATGGTGAAGAGCAAAATGATCCCCTTGGGGCTTGCCATCGGTTCCGATGTCTCGCAGGGTGCGCCGGGCGATGCGCTCGAGTACACCGCAGCGGCAGGCGGGGCAGCCTATGTTATCGGGAACGATGATCCGATCGCAACGATCCACCACACCTGTTCTTTCACCACCGACACGCCGGATT of the Methanomicrobiales archaeon HGW-Methanomicrobiales-1 genome contains:
- a CDS encoding hydroxymethylglutaryl-CoA synthase is translated as MVGIITYGVYIPKYRIKVEEIARVWGANAADITGGLGVFEKSVPDLDEDAATIAVEAARNALLRRHVDPKDIGAVYVGSESHPYAVKPTACTVGEAIGATPNMTAADYEFACKAGTAAIQTCMGMVKSKMIPLGLAIGSDVSQGAPGDALEYTAAAGGAAYVIGNDDPIATIHHTCSFTTDTPDFWRREGQDYPRHGGRFTGDPGYFKHVKGASNLLFEQTKKTPKDFTYAVFHQPNAKFPQKVAKDLGFTTAQIKPGLVVPHLGNTYSGASPIGLAATLDIAKPGDTIFVCSFGSGAGGDAFDIEVTDAILSDAFRRDAAPSVEKLLENPIYLDYARYAQHKGKLVMQS
- a CDS encoding transcriptional regulator codes for the protein MKSGKRNQLAEKMAGEITLSDSPGHALKKWRMNFEIAPGVLSERLGVSPSVISDYESGRRKSPGTAVVGKIVDALLTSDEETGGKHIEKFSTMLFSAVDDDVIYDLHEYGSPVPLKDFSDAIGCSVLCGSMDKAIFGYTVVNSLNAIMQLSSDEFNRLYGWSTERALVFTNVSTGKSPMVAIRVTPFKPRCVVLQGIDAADVHPIVEKMAERDRITVLCTSMDVDKIVSTLRNKEW